A region of Bacillus cabrialesii DNA encodes the following proteins:
- the bacC gene encoding dihydroanticapsin 7-dehydrogenase — protein sequence MNLTDKTVLITGGASGIGYAAVQAFLNQQANVVVADIDEAQGEAMVRKENNDRLHFVQTDITDEAACQHAVQSAVDTFGGLDVLINNAGIEIVAPIHEMELSDWNKVLQVNLTGTFLMSKHALKHMLAAGKGNIINTCSVGGLVAWPDIPAYNASKGGVLQLTKSMAVDYAKHQIRVNCVCPGIIDTPLNEKSFLENNEGTLEEIKKEKAKVNPLLRLGKPEEIANVMLFLASDLSSYMTGSAITADGGYTAQ from the coding sequence ATGAACCTCACTGATAAAACCGTCCTCATCACAGGAGGCGCATCAGGCATTGGTTATGCGGCGGTTCAGGCTTTTTTGAACCAGCAGGCCAATGTCGTTGTGGCGGATATTGACGAGGCGCAGGGAGAAGCGATGGTCCGGAAAGAAAATAATGACAGGCTGCATTTTGTGCAAACCGACATTACAGACGAAGCTGCCTGTCAGCACGCTGTTCAATCGGCGGTTGATACATTTGGAGGGCTGGATGTATTGATTAATAACGCAGGCATCGAAATTGTGGCCCCCATTCACGAGATGGAGCTCAGCGATTGGAACAAGGTGCTGCAAGTCAATTTGACCGGCACATTTTTAATGAGCAAGCACGCACTCAAGCATATGCTGGCTGCCGGTAAGGGCAACATCATTAATACATGTTCAGTCGGCGGACTCGTGGCATGGCCTGATATTCCGGCCTATAACGCCAGCAAAGGCGGCGTTCTGCAGCTGACAAAGTCAATGGCCGTTGATTATGCGAAACATCAAATTCGCGTCAACTGCGTATGCCCGGGAATTATCGACACACCGCTGAATGAGAAATCATTCCTTGAAAATAATGAAGGCACCCTTGAAGAGATCAAAAAAGAAAAGGCAAAGGTAAATCCGCTGCTGAGGCTCGGGAAACCCGAAGAAATCGCAAACGTGATGCTGTTTTTAGCCTCGGATTTATCAAGCTATATGACCGGAAGCGCCATCACCGCAGACGGAGGATACACCGCACAATAG
- the bacB gene encoding 3-((4R)-4-hydroxycyclohexa-1,5-dien-1-yl)-2-oxopropanoate isomerase, with amino-acid sequence MKTKEDMQELYFPTPKLIEWENGVRQYSTVRGDTEVLMSYVPPHTNVEPHQHKEVQIGMVISGELMMTVGDVTRKMTALESAYIAPPHVPHGARNDTDQEVIAIDIKRLKADEQYTSPEDYFLNIFKTRDLLPGMEVTFFVEDWVEIMLAKIPGNGGEMPFHKHKNEQIGICIGGGYDMTVEGCTVDMKFGTAYFCEPREDHGAINRSEKESKSINIFFPPRYNRAKAKKIKADE; translated from the coding sequence ATGAAAACTAAAGAAGATATGCAGGAGCTTTATTTCCCGACACCGAAATTAATTGAATGGGAAAACGGAGTGAGACAGTATTCAACCGTAAGAGGCGATACTGAAGTATTAATGTCTTACGTCCCGCCTCATACCAATGTTGAACCCCATCAGCATAAGGAAGTCCAAATCGGCATGGTCATTTCTGGCGAGCTGATGATGACTGTCGGAGATGTGACGAGAAAGATGACAGCCTTGGAATCTGCGTATATCGCGCCGCCGCATGTGCCTCACGGGGCAAGAAACGACACGGACCAAGAAGTCATTGCTATTGATATCAAGCGGCTGAAAGCTGATGAACAATATACAAGTCCTGAGGACTATTTTTTGAATATTTTCAAAACAAGAGACCTATTGCCGGGCATGGAAGTCACGTTCTTTGTTGAGGACTGGGTGGAGATCATGCTGGCCAAAATCCCTGGAAATGGCGGAGAAATGCCTTTCCATAAACATAAGAATGAACAAATCGGCATCTGCATTGGCGGCGGATACGACATGACCGTCGAAGGCTGCACAGTCGATATGAAATTCGGCACAGCTTATTTCTGTGAGCCGCGGGAAGATCACGGCGCCATCAACCGTTCCGAAAAAGAATCAAAATCAATTAATATTTTCTTCCCGCCGCGCTACAACAGAGCAAAAGCAAAAAAAATAAAGGCGGATGAGTGA
- the bacA gene encoding prephenate decarboxylase, with amino-acid sequence MIILDNSIQTKNRTDSISKLITVNTLGPEGTSSEYAAKHFISNFTLQQGLNSKLSLHDTFESCIERTLQSPLEYTIVPHAYDGIKHFYMRPDLQLLQIFRCDTPMYGLAVRPDFDFSDDMLDTSVVVSHPSPINLIKYFTLKDVRFKLVNSTSQAARKVKEGVYDIALTNELARQKYGLTFVKTFKSIPMSWSLFGKGDVNDEN; translated from the coding sequence ATGATTATATTGGATAATAGCATTCAGACAAAAAACAGAACTGATTCAATATCCAAACTGATTACAGTCAACACGCTCGGCCCTGAGGGGACAAGCAGTGAGTACGCAGCAAAACATTTCATCTCCAACTTTACTCTTCAACAGGGGCTGAATAGTAAATTGTCCTTGCATGATACATTTGAATCATGCATCGAAAGGACGCTTCAAAGCCCGCTGGAATATACCATCGTCCCACACGCTTACGACGGCATTAAGCATTTCTACATGAGGCCGGATTTGCAGCTTTTGCAGATCTTCAGGTGCGATACACCCATGTACGGCCTGGCTGTTCGTCCTGATTTTGATTTCAGCGACGATATGCTTGATACATCTGTTGTTGTTTCACATCCATCACCTATTAATTTAATAAAATACTTTACCCTCAAAGATGTACGTTTCAAACTGGTCAATTCGACCAGCCAAGCTGCAAGAAAAGTAAAAGAAGGCGTGTATGACATTGCCTTAACCAATGAGCTTGCACGGCAAAAGTACGGGCTTACATTTGTGAAAACATTCAAAAGCATCCCAATGAGCTGGTCATTATTTGGAAAAGGAGACGTTAATGATGAAAACTAA